From a single Muntiacus reevesi chromosome 14, mMunRee1.1, whole genome shotgun sequence genomic region:
- the LOC136146627 gene encoding survival motor neuron protein yields the protein MAMGGGGGSGSGFPEPEDSVLFRRGTGESDDSDIWDDTALIKAYDKAVASFKHALKNGDISEASEKPKGTPKRKSAKKNKSQRKNTTVPSQQWKVGDECCAIWSEDGCIYPATIASVDFKRETCVVVYTGYGNREEQNLSDLLSPTSEVANIEQNAQENENESQISTDESENSSRSPPNKPNNIRSRAAPWNSFLPPPPHMPRSGLGPGKSGLKFSGPPPPPPPPHFLSCWLPPFPSGPPMIPPPPPICPDSLDDADALGSMLISWYMSGYHTGYYMGVKQSQKEGRQSHFN from the exons AGTGATGATTCTGACATTTGGGATGATACAGCATTGATAAAAGCATATGATAAAGCTGTGGCTTCATTTAAG CACGCTCTGAAGAACGGTGACATTTCCGAAGCCTCAGAAAAACCCAAAGGCACACCTAAAAGAAAATCTGCTAAGAAGAATAAAAGCCAAAGAAAGAACACCACAGTTCCTTCACAGCAG TGGAAAGTTGGTGACGAATGTTGTGCTATTTGGTCAGAAGACGGATGCATTTACCCAGCTACTATCGCTTCAGTTGATTTTAAGAGAGAAACCTGTGTTGTGGTTTACACTGGATACGGAAATAGAGAGGAGCAAAATCTGTCTGATCTACTTTCCCCAACCTCTGAAGTAGCTAATATAGAGCAAAATGCTCAGGAG aatgaaaatgaaagtcaaattTCAACAGATGAAAGTGAGAACTCCTCCAGGTCTCCTCCAAATAAACCAAATAATATTAGGTCAAGAGCTGCTCCGTGGAACTCTTTTCTGCCTCCACCACCCCATATGCCAAGATCAGGCCTGGGACCAGGAAAG TCAGGTCTAAAATTCAGTggcccaccgccgccgccgccaccaccgCATTTCCTGTCATGCTGGCTGCCTCCATTTCCTTCTGGACCACCA atgattcCGCCACCACCTCCCATATGTCCAGATTCTCTGGATGATGCTGATGCTTTGGGAAGTATGTTAATCTCTTGGTACATGAGTGGTTATCATACTGGTTATTACATG GGTGTCAAACAAAGTCAAAAAGAAGGAAGGCAGTCACATTTCAATTAA